ATCGTACATTCAGAACCTTGCCATGATACTTTCATTGTCTCACCCGGCTTTATTCCACCGATGTAAGCTTCACCTTGGTCACCCACAATACCTGTTGTCTTGCCGGCATTATTTTTAATATCCGCAGCAAATGGAGGGTAACTTCCATCTTGTAATCTCAACGTCACCATCATTTTGATCCCAGAAATAACATCAAAACTACGATAACCTATTGCACCTTCAGTGAGAGTGGTTTGTGTTACAGAATCCGCAACCTCAACGTTCTTAGGTAATTTATTAATATCAACAACGACGTCTGTCTTATAGTAGCTATTAATATCAGGTACAACGACTTTTCCAAAACCACTTGAACGTAAATATGTGCCGTTATATTTTACAGGAACATCTTTAACGCCATTCGTATCAACAAAAACTCGCGTTCCACCCGTTGATGTGACTGGGTGCATTCCTATTCCATACCCCGTCAATGTCATGCCACCTTGAACATTCGCAGATAATGACATTGAGTTATTACTTATATAGTTATAGCTGGTATTAAAGTCATTCATATTGCCTTTGTGGCTATAATAGCTACTAAATATCCCGCTATGTCGATTATTACCGACAGAAAGTGAAAGGTTATCTTTATTTTCAAGACGCTCATTCATTGTCACTTTATTCGTATTATCATTCTTACCATTATACGTTGAATAATTGACATAAGTTCCTGATGCTAATGGAACTGAAAGGCTGACATAAATTCCGTTATCTTGATAACCCTGCATTTTGCTATTAAACATGTTGATAGACAGACCGATATTATGAAACTTGCTGGTATCAAAATATTTCGAAAAGGTCATGTTATAGCGATAACTATTTGGGCGATTCCAATAGGTTTGGTGCGTGTAATTTAAATTTATGGATGAACGCCAATCAGTAAAGTTTTTACTTAGTGATGCAGAATAAGAGCCTTTATTGTGTCCTGCATACATAATATCTTTTTGGTCATTATAAGTGAGGAAGTCACTCATCGTCATAAATTCACGATCCATAAAACGGTAAGCGGATAATTGAATTTGACTATTACTTCCTTCGAAACTTTTATAATAATCGACTTTAAATGCTTTGCCTTTTAAGGTCGGTCCATCTGTCAGTGCTGCGATGGAATGATTAAATGAGAACGAGATTGCACCAAATCGAAACAAATCACGCCCAACACCGGCAGCAAAAGAGTTAAATCGACTACTATTTAGCGCGCCACCAAAAACTGACCAACCATTGCTAGCACCCC
The Providencia alcalifaciens DNA segment above includes these coding regions:
- a CDS encoding fimbria/pilus outer membrane usher protein; its protein translation is MKKLITISLLLLNPLIALSEEAVDFNINILNAEDRENINLAVFSQDLYIVPGIYPFKLSINNAYIPEQKITVVSYEEKSQACLTDEIVEKFDLNSEAESVLQWNTIDDLECLDIASLEGMSVTPNLSTGTLIINIPKSYQEYSANDWESASRWEDGIKGIIFDYNLTSQYNRSLGDNKSNNTFFLSGLGAVGANFDSWRLRGFWQGSYNHAQNSRVDDTHDIKWTNIYAYRAIRSLKSKLTLGEDFLQTDLFDSFKFIGISLRSDDNMLPPSLRSYAPEVTGFAETNAVVKISQDGRVIYESLVPAGPFRIQNLNSGISGTLQVRVEESDGRVSEFEVEAGNIPFLSRPGSVRYKVSAGRPTDMDRHVMGDAFAQSEVSWGASNGWSVFGGALNSSRFNSFAAGVGRDLFRFGAISFSFNHSIAALTDGPTLKGKAFKVDYYKSFEGSNSQIQLSAYRFMDREFMTMSDFLTYNDQKDIMYAGHNKGSYSASLSKNFTDWRSSINLNYTHQTYWNRPNSYRYNMTFSKYFDTSKFHNIGLSINMFNSKMQGYQDNGIYVSLSVPLASGTYVNYSTYNGKNDNTNKVTMNERLENKDNLSLSVGNNRHSGIFSSYYSHKGNMNDFNTSYNYISNNSMSLSANVQGGMTLTGYGIGMHPVTSTGGTRVFVDTNGVKDVPVKYNGTYLRSSGFGKVVVPDINSYYKTDVVVDINKLPKNVEVADSVTQTTLTEGAIGYRSFDVISGIKMMVTLRLQDGSYPPFAADIKNNAGKTTGIVGDQGEAYIGGIKPGETMKVSWQGSECTITFPQNIEEHDIYDKLFLPCN